The following is a genomic window from Sporosarcina jeotgali.
CGTGCCAACATTTACAACGACCCGCAGGATAAATACCATCTCATGCGCTGTATCGAAGACGCATATACACGATGTCCTTTTACCATAATGGCATTCTGTATCATGTCTAACCATTTTCATATCCTCATGAAGTCAGAAGAGGATCTCAGTAAAATCATGAAGCTGATCAACCGCAGGTACAGTGATTACTGCTCCAAGCGATACCGTCATGTCGGCCGCATTTACCAACGGCGCTACTACTCAAAACTGGTAGACAATCCTGCTGCCCTCTTGTTTGTCAGCCGGTATATCCACAGAAACCCCATTGAAACAAGAATTCCGATGGTCAATGATCTGAAAGACTCCCCCACAGTTCTTTTCCACTCTATATTAATCCGTATTCGGAACCACAATCCTACATGGATATTAGTCTGCTGCCCCTTTGCCATGCCTGCCCCCTTCATTTGAAAAAACGACAGCCGGATACGGTTTATATTGTTTACAGAAGTTTGGTAACGAAGAAAATGAAGAAATGTTGGAATGGATGATGGAAATGCAGTAGATTTAGAGGTGGCACGACCATCACAATTCAAACTGATTTATAGTGAATTCATCAAGTTATTACAGATAAAGCAAAAGAGCTCATCGTCCCCAAGAGGGAATGGCGAGCTCTTTCTGCTTACAAAGACATAGCTGAAATTGTAACGCCAATAATTGCATGATGATTGCCAATCTAAGATACTTGCACCTCGGTACAGGTAAGCTTTTTTATGATTTCATTGTACCGAGTATGCTAATTTCACGACAGATGAACAATACCTCTGATTTGTGGACCGATGTTGTCGAGATGGGTTAAGTAGAGTTCTGAATAGTGTCAGAATTGTATGTGGTCCAGGTACCTCGTTAAAAAAATTTTCTCATATTGAGTATAGGCCTATTGTAATGTAGTATATAAGTGGTATGTATACAGGGAGAGGAAGAGTGATGACGAGGATGATAAGATCGATTAAAAATGGAATGAGTCTTCTTTTTGCATGTGTTTTATTGCTAGGAGGATTGGCGCCAGCAGTGAGCGCTGCGATCCCTACATGGAGTGAGCCGATTGCTCCGAAGACAACAACGGATGTTAATAAAGCATGGACAGTGACCTATTCGGACACCATCGATGCTTCGACTGTAACTGCTGACAATGTTCGGGTGGTTACGGAGTCTGGGGCACCCGTGAAAACGGATGCTGTGGTTGAAGGAAAGACGATTCGTGTCGTTCCTGTTGCAAGTTATGCACCAGGTAAGTATCTATTGTACGTAGGACCAGGAATCCATTCCAAAAAAGGTGAGTTGCAAAAAGCGGATATCAAGTTTTCGTTCGTTGTGGCTCCTGAATCGGAAGCAAAGCCTCAGGTAATTCAATCGATTAAAGAGGGTAGCGTTCAGATTGGTGGTCAGCAATATACTGTGACACCACAGCTGAAAGAGCTGTTTTCTGTTGCTAATAAGAATGCATTGAAGAATGCTTCCGTTACGTTCACAGCTTCAGGGAGTCAAGTGACTGAAGTTCAAGATTTATATCTTGTGAATGGTGGCGATCAGATAGGGGAACAAGTTCTCCAAGGTGGGGGAGGCAAAATCGTAGGGAATCTATACGTAGAAAGCGACTACTATCATGTGCGCAATCTGGCAGTTCAAGGAGATATTCTGTTCTCGGAAATAGTGACGGAAGCTTCACAGCCGACCACTTGACTGTAGAGGGGAAGGTGACGGTACCTGAAACAGTACAGACGGCTGTCCAAACTTTTGCGGCCTATCCCACTACACGAATGACGATTGTTTTCCAAGACTCCTCGATTGCAGTCATCGAGATTAGTAGGAAGGATACGTATGTACAAGGAATGGGGAACACGCAAGTGACTTCAGTGGCGATCATGGCCAATTCTGAACTGTACTTCGATACGAATGTTATCCTCCCGAATGTGAAGATTTCAAAAGGGGTTACGCACATTGACTTGAACGCGACGATCAAGAACGTTGTGATTGAATCGAGCGATGACATCCACATCACGGGAAGCGGAGACTTTGAAAATGTTACTGTCAGTACAAATAAGACGGTGGACTTTGCTGCGAAAGGATCCATCGGCAACCTGAATATGGAGAATGGGACAGGGACTGTTGAGTTAGGCAATGAACTAAACGTATCGAATGTGACATTGCCTCCGGGCAAGACGGCAAACGAAGTAATTAGCAACTTTGAAGGGGTCAAAGATAAAATCGAAAAAGTCGACAATGTCGATAATCCCGCTTATATCCCTGGACAAGTGCCGGAGAATCCGAACGGTCACTTTACAGCAGGCGTGTCGAAGGTTGAAGGTCGGTATGGGTATGTCTCGTTAAATGTTAAAAACCAAGGTTCTTACGAAGTAAAGTATTTACAAAAAGATCGTTTCGTAACACCCCCTACAAACCCCGGAGCAATCGGACAGCAAGTGCCTAAAGGAGCTGTTAGTTTCAAGGATGGCGATCAAATCATCCAATATTATGGACATGAGCTGTTCGTATACCAAGTGGATGCTGCTGGAACAATCAATGATATGAAGGAACTGGATGATCATACAATTGCCCCACCTCGTTATGAACTGGTTGGCAGATCTCTCACTGTAACAGTTCCCATGATTCCTAAGCATTTATCCAATTATGGAGATAGTACAAACCTCTTTATAACAACCGAGAATTTTGCCCAATCCTTTGCAGATCTTACCGAAGATAAATGGACAAAGGTTGATGGTCTTCTGTCCATCACCCTACGATTGAATGGGGACGTTAAAGGGATTACAAAGGTCATAACTGACTTTCCTTCAGTTAAATTTATGTCTTACCTAAATAGAGAATCCAACCCAGTC
Proteins encoded in this region:
- a CDS encoding Ig-like domain-containing protein, giving the protein MTRMIRSIKNGMSLLFACVLLLGGLAPAVSAAIPTWSEPIAPKTTTDVNKAWTVTYSDTIDASTVTADNVRVVTESGAPVKTDAVVEGKTIRVVPVASYAPGKYLLYVGPGIHSKKGELQKADIKFSFVVAPESEAKPQVIQSIKEGSVQIGGQQYTVTPQLKELFSVANKNALKNASVTFTASGSQVTEVQDLYLVNGGDQIGEQVLQGGGGKIVGNLYVESDYYHVRNLAVQGDILFSEIVTEASQPTT
- a CDS encoding transposase, with the protein product MRGNNRANIYNDPQDKYHLMRCIEDAYTRCPFTIMAFCIMSNHFHILMKSEEDLSKIMKLINRRYSDYCSKRYRHVGRIYQRRYYSKLVDNPAALLFVSRYIHRNPIETRIPMVNDLKDSPTVLFHSILIRIRNHNPTWILVCCPFAMPAPFI